DNA from Globicephala melas chromosome 5, mGloMel1.2, whole genome shotgun sequence:
ACTATAGTATGGTTTCCTTATCCAACTATACAACCACCATTAAGGGCACcaataaaaataagtacaaattgcttttttcctataaatggattaaactatATTCACTGTAAATTTGATCTAGTGAGGAATTTCAGTCTTTAGAATTTGCTTCAAGTCAAACTTAAGGGTTATTATGGAATCAAAACCAGTAATCAGTTTATCACAAGAGAACAAATTCTAATTTGATTTGCTTCATTTTCCACATTCAAAACACCTTCACATGGGGGAGTTTTttagaggaaagagaaacaaCTATCCTGGGGATACAAAAGCATTACCCTGACTTGTTTCCTGCCAGGTAAAGGCTCAGCGCTAATGATCTTCACAATCACACCACTCACAAACTGTGGTCCTGCTGCATTAACCTTCTCCTGGGGACCACCCTCTTCACTGTCTGCTGTTTGAAAAGAAGAAGACCAGAAATAAATCTCTTACACTTAATAATTTAACCCTTAGGAGGCCCACTTTAGAATAACAATAATGATTTCTCAGCctgatttaaataattaaatttactcATAAAGTCATCATGTTGTAAGTTATACTATTTATTGCAGATCAGCATGAAGTAAAATACAAAAACCTTTATTATTGTAAATGCAAACTTTTACCATTAGAAGAGCACCTGTAAaaccttaataaaaaaaaaagctcctttaCAATGAACCAAGTAACAAAGTGCTTTACTAAGTGAAGAAATAAACAGGCATAGGATAATATATAAgaatattgtatataaattacaattcaaatgtgaaatttatattttcaacttacaggaatttaaaatatatcctaATATTGAAGATTTCACaaaaatcttgttttaatttgttccTGCTTGTGGTTAATACCAAGGAGTAACATGTCAGGTGAGAAATTATCATCTTTGTTTCTATAAACCTGCTCAACTCAAACTAGGCACTCATTACTAAATTTGATTAATAATGAAAACTGTAGAGAAAACTTATATGATTAAAAAAGATTGTTTAAAATGAACCCTTCAAATATTCTTATGTTAAGAATAAATCACGTCAGGACAACTTGACAAATCAGTAATTTTTCTAATAACAAGCATTGTATAATCAAGTTTTTAAAACTAAAGTTTATCATATAATAACTCAGAAAGTACATTTAGTGTAAGTACAATATAATGATACAAAAACTATCACAGTGAtgcttacttttttcatttttcatttcggACTTAGTAGGTACTCCatggtttgtttccatttctgacTCTAATTTTATTTGggatattgttttttttaaagaagccatGCTAGCTTTTTGCAGTGCTAAATACTCTTTTTTCAAATCCAGCCATTGGGTCCTATAATGAAAAAACACTGTAGTTTTAAAATAGTGACAATAGatcattaaataaaaagtaagtatCTAATACAGACATTCAGTGACTTACAATCACTCCTCCTCCcaacctttctttctttaaacactTACACTCAAATTATTTCCTGAGTTCTAAGTCCATCTGGCAAACAAACAAAGGGGAGTTCCCTTTGCCCCAACATTCagattaaatgttttatatttgatGATTCAATTCTTGAGTATGTTTCAAATATCTGAATTGATGAAACTAAAAGTATTGAATTAATTAACTAGTAACATTTACTAGAAAAGTCAGtcaactttggggaaaaaatgagaaattaaaatttaaagattcGTTTAACTGCTTCCAATTTGAGAGACAACATTCCTTAGTATTTACTTGAGTCAAAAGGaatttctaagaagaaaaaaacaccccATGgaagcaatttatttatttacatacatTTAACGTGTAAGATGTTTCTTCAAACAGCTAGAGCTCCTCCAGATAGAAACACAATGCCTCGCCTGGGTCTGCAGGAGTACTCATTGTTACCCTAATCTATGCCATCAAACAAGCAgataggggatttttttttttttttttttaaagaggagaatATCTGTGGTAATGGTTTTAGCTGTTAACGTTGACATCtgtatacttcaaaaaaaaaaaaagtatccagaCCCACCCAGGACCATACATTCCCTGAGAGCTGATACATTAGAATAACAAAGGGCTCTTGTAATGATTCTCTGAGATAAAAAGGCAAAAGGAATTCAGGAGTTAAGAATAGTATAAATAGAAGTACCCAAAGTCCTTGCCTTTTAACCCTCCAAGAGGAAAACTGGATTCTTTGGAAAGTAATCCAGGAAGGTTAAGAAAAACTCTCTTCTAAAAGGTATGCCATTTGCTTTCTTCTACTTATCTCTCACCCCTTGAGTAGATGGACTCCCTTTAACTTTAACATGGAAGTACTTTCTGTGACTTTTAAAATAGTAAGTGCTTCCATGTTTTAGTAGAAGTGAATCCAAATTATGCCTCCGGATTCGAGATGGCAACCTTTCTAATTTACAGAAGCCAAGGGGATCCCCTTTGCTTTAACATGGGGGTACCTGCTGTGTAAAACAAAAGTAAGTGCTTCCATGTTTCAGTGGAGGTGTCCCCAAACCGACACTTTCAAGGATTCAGATCTATTTTTATAGGATTAAACTGTTGAAACTGGCTACTAGTGaagctatgaaaataaaataatgaaaatacagcattgcttgttaaattttgaataaaggataaaaatatataatccttacaatgaaattttacttaatttaactTCATATATCTTTGTCGGACAGGTCCAAACTGACGCGTTTGTTCTGATCCcagattattttctaaatttcctttaCAGGTCAAAGGAcattcatgatttttatttttcttcccaagaCTGGGCTTCCCACCACTTAAACGTGGATGTACTTGCTTTGAAACTAAAAAAGTAAGTGCTTCCATGTTTTAGTGATGGTAagtcttcctttttcattttaacttcaaGAAAACTTCAGGAGTACTTAACTGAGTGGCCGGTCTATGATACATTAAAGCTGTGCTTCTAAATCTATTAAGGAACACCCTCTACTTTAACATGGAGGCACTTGCTGTGACTTGATAAAAAATAAGTGCTTCCATGTTTTAGTGTGGTGGTTCCTTTTTAAACCCCAATCGTGTTAAAGCAACTTGTCTGCAGATCATGGCTTCAGGCCATTACTGTTGCTAATATGCAACTCTGTTCAATACAAATTGGAATTGCACTTTAGCAATGGTGATGGAGTGTGTCAAATGCCAACAATATAATTTGTACCGCTGACTTACTTTGATAGTACTCGTAATGGTATAACCTCTTCTCCCATTTTATGCCtctctttatgttttttcttatgctttctttttgctttcaagAGGGATCCATCTTTTATATCTCCAGTGTCTTTTTCCTCTTCAGTAGAGACTTctaattctaaattaaaaaataaagtcgtgagttaagaaaaaaaaccttatttATCTAATCGTAAGCTTAAAGTTAGAAAtacctttgttttctttacaaACTTCTGAAgcttttttaatgtctttctgagccacttttttaagttttgatttgGGAGTTAGGTAATCTGCATCTTCAGAgctacttctctttctcttccctgtttTGCCTAAAGGTAAGCTGGATACTTCAGTTCTTTCtcgttttttcttcttctttgtggGTGGCTTTTGGGCTTCAGTAACCTCTACTTCAGAGCCCTCAGATGTGGTCCTCGATCTTTTTTTACAGACGCTTTCCTTGCTTGGGTCCATATTTGACTCTTTGGTCTGGATACTGTCTTCTTTCTTCATTcggcctttcttcttctttttctttttcttttcttctgtaacaattttatctttttattatttattattttacttcaactacatctactttaaaaatatttaataactcaCCAGCTACTCTAAGGGCAGGAATGGGCTTGTTTTTCACTGTCTTGGGAAATACACCAGGTTTTCTTGGTG
Protein-coding regions in this window:
- the LARP7 gene encoding la-related protein 7 isoform X4, giving the protein METGSGNQEKALEEESTEKKKEVEKKKRSRVKQVLADIAKQVDFWFGDANLHKDRFLREQIEKSRDGYVDISLLVSFNKMKKLTTDGKLIARALKNSAVVEELLPKNVNHSWIERVFGKCGNVVYISIPHYKSTGDPKGFAFVEFETKEQAAKAIEFLNNPPEEAPRKPGVFPKTVKNKPIPALRVAEEKKKKKKKKGRMKKEDSIQTKESNMDPSKESVCKKRSRTTSEGSEVEVTEAQKPPTKKKKKRERTEVSSLPLGKTGKRKRSSSEDADYLTPKSKLKKVAQKDIKKASEVCKENKELEVSTEEEKDTGDIKDGSLLKAKRKHKKKHKERHKMGEEVIPLRVLSKTQWLDLKKEYLALQKASMASLKKTISQIKLESEMETNHGVPTKSEMKNEKTDSEEGGPQEKVNAAGPQFVSGVIVKIISAEPLPGRKQVRDTLAVISEVVYVDLLEGDTECHARFKTPDDAQAVINAYTEIKKKHCWKLEILSGDHEQRYWQKILVDRQAKLNQPREKKRGTEKLITKAEKIRLEKTQQASKHIRFSEYD